The region GCGGCGGGGCCGCCGACCACCGACATCGACATGACGCCGATGATCGACATGACGTTCCAGTTGATCACGTTCTTCATGTTCGTGATGAACTTCTCCGAGGCCGAGCAGGACGAGCGGATCCGGCTGCCGCTCAGTCAACTCGCCAAGCCGTCGGATCGCGTCGTCGAGAAGCCGCTCACGCTCCAGCTCACCAGCGCCGGGTCGGTGATCTACGCCGGCGAGTTGATCGCCGTCCGCGACATCGGCGGCTACCTGGAACGCGAGAAGACGGTGATGCTCGACGCCGGGCGCGAGCCCGCCGGGGCGACGGTGATCATCCGGGCCGACGGCCGGTCGAAGACCGGCGAGGTCCAGGAGGTCATCCGCATCTGCCAGGAGAAGGGGTTCGAACGCTTCGCCCTCCGGGCCCAGTACGACGAGGGGTAGCACGATGCGACGGCGGGCCGCCAGCACGCTCGGCGACAAAGTCGAGATCAACATGACGCCGATGATCGACGTCGTGTTCCAGCTGATGTCGTTTTTCATGTGCACCCTCAAGGTGGTCGCACCGGAGGGGGATTTCGACGTCCGCATGCCCCTGGCGACGGCGGCCGCGGCCGTTCCCGACGACCAGCAGGTGCCGCCGATCCGCGTCCGCCTCGCCGCGAATCCCGACGGTCAGCTCGCCGGGATCACGATGAACGGCGCCCCGATCGCCGACTTCGCCGAGCTGCGCCGCAAGGTGGTCGGGTTGGTGGGCGATGCCCGCGGCCCCAACTCGCTCGCCGAGCGGACCGAGGTCGAGTTCGACTGCGACTACGGTCTGCGCTACTTCAACGTCGTGCAGGCGATCACCGCGGTGTCGGGCACGGTCGAGGACGGCCGGATCGTCGAGCTGGTGCGGAAGATCAAGTTCACCCCGCCGAAACGCGCCGCGCCGCGCGGCTGACGGTGGTGCCGGACGCGGCTCAGCCGCGCGGGTGGAAGCGGCCGTGGACCCGGCGGAGCCGCCCCGAATCGACGTGCGTGTAACGCTGCGTCGTGGCGATGCTCGAATGGCCGAGCATCTCCTGCACGTGGCGGAGGTCGACGCCGCCGGCCACGAGGTGGGTGGCAAACGAGTGCCGCAGCGTGTGGGGCCCGATGTCGGCGGGGATCCCCGCCGCGGCGGCGTGGTGGCGGACGAGCTCCCAGATCCGCATCCGCGACAGGCGGTTGCCCCGCGACGACACCACCGCCCAGTCCGCCGCGTTCCCCGCGGTCCATTCGCGCCGCGGCCCCTCGAACCAGGCCGTCAGGGCGTCGATTGCCCGCTTGCCGAGGGGCACGACGCGCTGCTTGTTTCCCTTCCCGCGGCAGGTGCAGTAGCGCTCGGCGAGGTGGACGTCGGCCAGCCGCATCCCCGACACCTCCGATGCCCGGCAGCCGGTCGCGTAGAGGAGCTCGAGGAGTGCCCGGTCGCGGAGGCCATGGGCGGCACGCGTGTCGGGGGCGGCCAGCAGCCGATCGACCTGCCGCGGGGACAGGGTCGCCGGCATCGTGTCGTCGCGCCGGGAGGCGGCGAGGGCCGTCGCCGGGCTGTCGACCACGAGCCCCTCGAGCTGGAGGAAGGCGTAGAACACCCGCAGCGTCGCCGCCTGCCGGGCGATGCTCGCGCGGGCCAGGCCCCGGCGTGCCAGCGTTGCGACGTAGTCGCCGAGGACGGTCACCGAGGCGGTGGTCGCCGGACGGCCCCCGAGCCACTCCGCGAACGTGGCCAGGTCCCGGCGGTAGGCGGCCTGGGTGTTGTCGGCGAGGCTCCGCTCGTGCCGGATGTAGCGGAGGAAGCGGTCGGTGAGGGAGGCGATCGACTCCGCCTCGCCCGGCGCCGCGGGGGCGTCGGAGAACAAGATCTGCCGCGGACCCCGTCGCCCCGCGGGACGGCCGGCGGCGCCCGCCGCCGGCC is a window of Planctomycetota bacterium DNA encoding:
- a CDS encoding biopolymer transporter ExbD gives rise to the protein MARRPGAAGPPTTDIDMTPMIDMTFQLITFFMFVMNFSEAEQDERIRLPLSQLAKPSDRVVEKPLTLQLTSAGSVIYAGELIAVRDIGGYLEREKTVMLDAGREPAGATVIIRADGRSKTGEVQEVIRICQEKGFERFALRAQYDEG
- a CDS encoding biopolymer transporter ExbD → MRRRAASTLGDKVEINMTPMIDVVFQLMSFFMCTLKVVAPEGDFDVRMPLATAAAAVPDDQQVPPIRVRLAANPDGQLAGITMNGAPIADFAELRRKVVGLVGDARGPNSLAERTEVEFDCDYGLRYFNVVQAITAVSGTVEDGRIVELVRKIKFTPPKRAAPRG
- a CDS encoding tyrosine recombinase XerD; the protein is MLFSDAPAAPGEAESIASLTDRFLRYIRHERSLADNTQAAYRRDLATFAEWLGGRPATTASVTVLGDYVATLARRGLARASIARQAATLRVFYAFLQLEGLVVDSPATALAASRRDDTMPATLSPRQVDRLLAAPDTRAAHGLRDRALLELLYATGCRASEVSGMRLADVHLAERYCTCRGKGNKQRVVPLGKRAIDALTAWFEGPRREWTAGNAADWAVVSSRGNRLSRMRIWELVRHHAAAAGIPADIGPHTLRHSFATHLVAGGVDLRHVQEMLGHSSIATTQRYTHVDSGRLRRVHGRFHPRG